Proteins encoded together in one Telopea speciosissima isolate NSW1024214 ecotype Mountain lineage chromosome 6, Tspe_v1, whole genome shotgun sequence window:
- the LOC122665914 gene encoding crocetin glucosyltransferase, chloroplastic-like, which produces MRREENGGTGNYELFVLKKIARKLHVPSALLWIQPATFLDIYYYYFNGYSDLIANRSDPSYSIELPRLPSLICRDLPSFFLPSNPYAFALKTFKQQFETLEQETKPRVLMNTFDALEPQGLKAIEKLNLVAIGPLIPSAYLDGKDPSDKPFGADLFKGSKDYIEWLNSKPNSSVVYVGFGSVAELPNRQMEAIANGLLQSRRPFLWVIANCRMLLLHYANVIKILTSMKSPWKGCAEVGVQLFNKKTGWDQCRLSLNDLTYSLSNDGCKKTR; this is translated from the exons ATGCGAAGGGAAGAGAACGGTGGAACCGGCAACTACGAACTGTTCGTCTTAAAG AAGATTGCACGCAAGCTACATGTCCCTTCGGCTCTTCTATGGATTCAACCAGCAACTTTTCTTGACATCTACTACTACTATTTCAATGGCTATAGTGATCTAATTGCCAATAGAAGTGATCCCTCTTATTCTATTGAGCTACCTAGGCTTCCATCACTCATCTGTCGagatcttccttctttcttcctcccatCAAACCCTTATGCTTTTGCCCTCAAGACATTCAAACAACAGTTTGAGACCTTGGAACAAGAAACCAAGCCACGAGTTCTTATGAACACCTTTGATGCCTTGGAACCCCAAGGATTAAAAGCTATTGAAAAGCTTAATTTGGTCGCTATTGGGCCTTTAATTCCTTCGGCATACTTAGATGGCAAAGACCCATCTGATAAACCCTTTGGAGCAGATCTATTTAAGGGCTCAAAGGATTATATCGAATGGTTGAACTCAAAGCCAAATTCTTCTGTGGTTTATGTTGGTTTTGGAAGCGTTGCTGAGCTACCCAACCGGCAAATGGAAGCCATTGCTAATGGGTTATTGCAAAGTCGCCGACCATTCTTGTGGGTTATTGCAAAttgcag AATGTTGCTGCTTCATTATGCAAACGTCATCAAGATTTTGACTTCTATGAAAAGCCCTTGGAAAGGATGTGCAGAGGTTGGTGTACAGCTTTTCAACAAGAAGACTGGATGGGATCAATGTAGGCTTTCACTTAATGATCTTACATATTCTCTTTCCAATGATGGCTGTAAG AAGACTAGATAA
- the LOC122664258 gene encoding peter Pan-like protein, protein MARFPNKKKKVFSKPVVKKPSVDHVTGDKIPKSFVFSRGKLPSSLRKLQMDLRKLMLPHTALKLKEKKQNNLKDFLNVAGPMGVTHFLILSKTDTASYLRVARTPQGPTLTFKIHEYSLAADVAQSQLRPRCPPELFKNSPLIVLSGFGTGDQHLKLTTIMFQNIFPAIDINTVKLGLCQRIVLLNYNKETKLIDFRHYSIRLQPVGVSRRLRKFVLNHQAPDLKSLQDVSDFVTWAGYGSESEGDDEAATVSLPSDLGRVNRASTKSAVKLQEIGPRMTLQLMKIEEGLSSGGVIFSEYGSGEGAKKQENQEVDED, encoded by the exons ATGGCCCGCTTCCCAAAT aaaaagaagaaggtgtTCAGTAAGCCGGTTGTGAAGAAGCCCAGTGTTGATCATGTCACGGGAGATAAAATACCCAAGAGCTTTGTGTTTTCAAGAGGAAAGCTGCCGAGTTCTCTGAGAAAGCTGCAAATGGACTTAAGAAAGTTGATGCTCCCCCATACTGCACTTAAGCTAAAG gaaaagaaacagaataatCTTAAGGATTTTTTGAACGTTGCTGGGCCAATGGGTGTTACTCATTTCCTTATATTATCAAAAACAGATACAGCATCCTATCTGAGGGTTGCAAGGACCCCCCAAGGCCCTACCCTTACATTCAAAATACATGAGTATTCATTGGCAGCTGATGTTGCTCAATCTCAGTTGCGTCCTAGGTGCCCTCCAGAACTTTTCAAGAACTCTCCTCTG ATTGTCCTTTCTGGTTTTGGAACGGGAGATCAACATCTAAAGCTCACAACTATTATGTTTCAAAACATATTTCCAGCCATCGATATCAATACT GTTAAACTTGGTTTATGCCAAAGAATTGTGTTGCTTAATTATAATAAAGAGACAAAGCTTATTGATTTTCGGCATTATTCCATCAGATTACAGCCTGTTGGTGTCTCCCGTAGACTTAGAAAATTTGTGCTGAACCATCAGGCACCGGATTTGAAGAGTCTACAGGATGTCAGTGACTTTGTGACTTG GGCAGGTTATGGGTCAGAAAGTGAAGGAGATGATGAAGCAGCAACAGTGAGTCTACCAAGTGATCTTGGTAGAGTTAATAGAGCTTCAACGAAAAGTGCTGTCAAGCTTCAAGAGATTGGACCTAGGATGACTCTTCAACTTATGAAAATTGAGGAAGGATTAAGTTCTGGTGGAGTCATCTTCAGTGAATACG GAAGTGGAGAGGGTGCAAAAAAGCAGGAAAATCAAGAAGTTGATGAAGATTAG